The following proteins are encoded in a genomic region of Arthrobacter jiangjiafuii:
- a CDS encoding MaoC family dehydratase, with the protein MAHFTSVDELEAAIGQREASEWITIDQERINRFADATDDHQWIHTDPVRAAAGPFGGTIAHGYLVLSLLPALASGRIGLEGTVMGINYGLDRVRFPHPVPVDSRVRAVSELVKVERTGAGIRVTSTVTMEIEAVDKPAAVAESISLYVLG; encoded by the coding sequence ATGGCACACTTCACCTCGGTGGACGAGCTGGAAGCAGCCATCGGGCAGCGTGAGGCCAGCGAGTGGATCACCATCGACCAGGAACGCATCAACCGGTTTGCCGACGCCACCGACGACCATCAGTGGATCCACACGGACCCTGTGCGTGCTGCTGCGGGGCCGTTTGGCGGCACGATTGCCCATGGTTACCTGGTGCTCTCGCTGCTGCCGGCGCTGGCCTCGGGACGGATCGGCTTGGAGGGCACCGTGATGGGCATCAACTACGGGCTGGACCGGGTGCGCTTTCCCCACCCGGTGCCCGTGGACAGCCGGGTCCGGGCGGTGTCAGAGCTGGTTAAGGTGGAACGCACCGGGGCCGGGATCCGGGTGACTTCAACCGTCACGATGGAAATTGAGGCAGTGGACAAGCCGGCAGCGGTGGCGGAATCCATCTCGCTGTACGTCCTGGGCTGA
- the fabG gene encoding 3-oxoacyl-ACP reductase FabG: MTEAPTPPDQRTAVVTGAARGIGAAIAARLAADGHRVAVLDLREEDTAATVEAINNSGGKAVGVGADVSDADAVAAAVGRIAAELGPPTILVNNAGILRDNLLFKMTDTDWDAVMGVHLRGAFLMSRAVQAHQVQAQWGRIVNLSSTSALGNRGQANYAAAKAGLQGFTKTLAIELGRYNVTVNAIAPGFIETDMTRATAERVGVPYPDFVAHAVAEIPVGRAGAPADIAAAASFFVREDASFVSGQVLYVAGGPKD, from the coding sequence ATGACCGAGGCACCGACACCACCGGACCAGCGCACCGCCGTCGTCACCGGAGCAGCACGCGGCATCGGTGCCGCCATTGCAGCCCGGCTCGCAGCCGACGGGCACCGCGTGGCCGTCCTGGACCTCCGTGAGGAGGACACAGCCGCCACTGTGGAAGCGATTAACAACTCCGGCGGCAAAGCGGTGGGGGTGGGAGCGGATGTCTCCGATGCCGATGCCGTCGCGGCCGCCGTCGGCCGTATCGCCGCCGAACTCGGTCCGCCCACCATCCTGGTCAACAACGCGGGGATCCTGCGCGACAACCTGCTGTTCAAGATGACCGACACCGACTGGGACGCCGTCATGGGTGTCCACCTGCGCGGGGCGTTCCTCATGAGCCGGGCGGTGCAGGCGCACCAGGTGCAGGCGCAATGGGGCCGCATCGTGAACCTCTCCAGCACTTCGGCACTGGGCAACCGCGGCCAGGCCAACTACGCCGCTGCCAAGGCCGGGCTGCAGGGCTTCACCAAGACCCTGGCGATCGAGCTGGGCCGCTACAACGTGACCGTCAACGCCATTGCCCCGGGCTTCATCGAGACGGACATGACCCGGGCGACGGCGGAACGCGTGGGCGTGCCATATCCGGATTTCGTTGCGCACGCCGTGGCTGAAATTCCGGTGGGACGTGCCGGGGCACCGGCGGACATAGCTGCCGCGGCATCATTTTTCGTCCGGGAGGACGCCTCCTTCGTCTCCGGACAGGTGCTGTACGTCGCCGGCGGACCGAAGGACTGA
- a CDS encoding ABC transporter substrate-binding protein, protein MTSSQPGLSKYTAVAAAVTASFVLAACGGSGGGESEKAQDVPGITDTTVTVGTHQPLTGPAAAGYASISPATKAYFDYVNANGGVHGRTIEYSVKDDGYNPANTQSVVRELVLQDEVFAILGGLGTPPHSSVLDFLNDNEVPDLFVASGSPTWNQPEKYPYTYGFMQDYDTEAKVLATYVQEEFPDATYCLFGQDDDFGADFKTGLESALGSDGLASSQVYSTANTDVAAQISAMQAAGCEVNFLASINGFSAQAIGTAAKLGYFPKWAASSAGGDYNTLSSYLGENTDKLLEGFISANYLPSYSDTDDEWTAKFSEINAEYNPGAEFDGNTIFGMSLGYLFVEALQEAGENPTRESLLEALESGNVKGNGHVPLGFSADSHAGYTGGMITLVSGGVQAYTGTPYSVDGDSVSPYTEDRTTMPENGIPQ, encoded by the coding sequence ATGACTAGTTCCCAGCCCGGTCTCTCCAAGTACACCGCCGTTGCCGCCGCCGTCACGGCGAGTTTCGTCCTCGCCGCCTGTGGAGGGTCCGGTGGCGGTGAATCCGAGAAAGCACAAGATGTTCCAGGCATCACCGACACCACGGTCACGGTGGGCACCCACCAGCCCCTGACCGGACCCGCAGCCGCAGGCTACGCGTCCATCTCCCCCGCCACAAAGGCCTACTTCGACTACGTCAACGCCAACGGCGGTGTGCACGGCCGCACCATCGAATACAGCGTGAAGGATGACGGCTACAACCCGGCCAACACGCAGAGCGTGGTCCGGGAACTGGTGCTGCAGGACGAGGTCTTCGCGATCCTGGGCGGACTGGGCACGCCGCCGCACAGCTCGGTGCTGGATTTCCTGAACGACAACGAGGTGCCGGACCTGTTCGTGGCCTCGGGCAGCCCCACCTGGAACCAGCCCGAAAAGTACCCGTACACCTACGGCTTCATGCAGGACTACGACACCGAGGCCAAGGTCCTGGCCACCTATGTGCAGGAGGAGTTTCCGGACGCGACGTACTGCCTTTTCGGGCAGGACGACGATTTCGGTGCGGACTTCAAGACCGGGCTCGAGTCGGCCCTGGGCAGCGACGGACTCGCCAGCTCGCAGGTCTACTCGACCGCCAACACCGACGTCGCCGCGCAGATCAGCGCCATGCAGGCGGCCGGCTGCGAGGTGAACTTCCTCGCCTCGATCAACGGCTTCAGCGCCCAGGCCATCGGCACGGCAGCGAAGCTGGGCTACTTCCCGAAGTGGGCCGCCTCCTCCGCCGGCGGGGACTACAACACCCTGTCCAGCTACCTCGGGGAGAACACCGACAAGCTGCTCGAAGGCTTCATCAGCGCGAACTACCTGCCCTCCTACTCCGACACGGACGACGAGTGGACGGCGAAGTTCTCCGAGATCAACGCGGAGTACAACCCGGGAGCGGAGTTTGACGGCAACACCATCTTCGGAATGTCGCTGGGCTACCTCTTTGTCGAGGCACTGCAGGAAGCCGGAGAGAACCCGACGCGGGAGTCGCTGCTGGAGGCCCTGGAATCGGGCAATGTCAAAGGCAACGGCCATGTTCCGCTCGGCTTCAGCGCGGACAGCCATGCCGGCTACACCGGTGGCATGATCACGCTGGTCTCGGGCGGCGTGCAGGCCTATACCGGGACGCCGTACTCCGTGGACGGGGACTCCGTCAGCCCCTATACCGAGGACCGCACGACGATGCCGGAAAACGGCATCCCCCAGTAG
- a CDS encoding helix-turn-helix domain-containing protein: MLKSVSLIVLDGVAPFELSVIAEVFGIDRSERGTGVPAFDFRICTVTPGVVEAKTGFSINVPAGLEAAADADLVVMAPVGDAGSAQMAAPPEVHQVLREARDRGAWVMSICSGAFVLAEAGLLDGRCATTHWMYSADLAARYPAICVNEDVLYVQDGNIITSAGTAAGIDAALHLVRLEVGAKAAAAIARDMVVPPHREGGQAQYIDRAVPEVDCETLGPVLEWVGEHLADEHTVKELASRAAMSPRTFARRFRAQTGTTPAAWINAQRVLRAQELLEDTDLSVEDVARISGFGQPELLRHHFHRDVGASPAAYRRTFRGGAGRRAAGAAP; encoded by the coding sequence ATGCTCAAATCCGTATCCTTGATCGTGCTCGACGGCGTTGCTCCGTTCGAGCTCAGCGTGATCGCCGAAGTCTTCGGAATCGACCGTTCGGAGCGGGGGACCGGCGTCCCCGCGTTCGACTTTCGAATCTGCACCGTTACACCCGGGGTAGTGGAGGCCAAGACCGGCTTCAGCATCAATGTGCCCGCCGGCCTGGAAGCCGCCGCTGACGCCGACCTGGTGGTCATGGCTCCGGTCGGTGACGCCGGTTCTGCCCAGATGGCCGCCCCACCCGAGGTGCACCAGGTTCTTCGCGAAGCTCGGGACCGCGGGGCATGGGTCATGAGTATCTGTTCGGGGGCGTTTGTCCTGGCCGAGGCCGGCCTGCTGGACGGCCGCTGCGCGACCACTCACTGGATGTACTCGGCTGACCTGGCCGCAAGATACCCGGCCATCTGCGTGAATGAGGACGTGCTCTACGTCCAGGACGGAAACATCATCACGAGCGCCGGGACGGCGGCCGGCATCGATGCTGCCCTGCACCTGGTGCGGCTTGAGGTTGGAGCCAAGGCTGCGGCGGCGATTGCCCGCGACATGGTGGTGCCGCCGCACCGGGAGGGCGGGCAGGCCCAGTACATAGACCGGGCCGTGCCGGAAGTGGACTGCGAGACCCTGGGGCCCGTCCTGGAATGGGTGGGCGAGCATCTGGCGGACGAGCACACGGTCAAGGAACTGGCTTCCCGGGCCGCCATGTCTCCGCGGACCTTCGCCCGCCGGTTCCGCGCCCAGACCGGAACGACGCCTGCCGCCTGGATCAACGCGCAGCGGGTCCTCCGGGCACAGGAACTGCTGGAGGACACAGACCTTTCCGTCGAGGATGTGGCCAGGATCAGCGGCTTCGGCCAGCCGGAGCTGCTGCGCCACCACTTCCACCGCGACGTCGGAGCCAGCCCCGCAGCGTACCGCCGCACCTTCCGTGGCGGGGCCGGCCGGCGGGCGGCCGGCGCAGCGCCCTGA